The genomic DNA ACGGTTTGCGAAGCAAAGCGTGGGAGCGGCAGCGCGAATGCGATGACGTGGACCCCGCCATGGATGGCGCGAAACGAGGCCCGCATGGATGCGGTTTTTGCCGTCCCCCGCACAGCCCCACCGCCCGGCCCATTCTCCTGCTGCGGCTGTCGAGCCACCCGCGAGGGGGTCCTGCCCGTTCGCACCGCGCAACAGCCTGTTGCCCATTCGGGGGATCCCCCGCCCCACATCGCATGCGATCCTGCGCCCCTGTCCTTGCCAGCGAGAACGCCCGTCATGACCACCATCATCGCCCCGCGCGTGCACGACATCGGCGGGCTGGAAGTCCGCCGCGCCGTACCCACCATGCAGGCGCGCAGTGTCGGACCCTTCGTGTTCATCGATCAGATGGGCCCGGCCGTGCTTGATCCCGGCACCGGCATCGACGTGCGCCCGCATCCCCACATCGGACTGGCCACTGTGACCTTCCTCTGGTCCGGTGCCATCGGCCACCGGGACAGCCTAGGCTCGGACCAGGTGATCCGTCCTGGCGATGTGAACTGGATGACCGCCGGCCGCGGCATTTCCCACTCCGAACGCACGCCGCCGCCGGAGCGCGAACACGGCCATCCGCTGCATGGCATGCAGACCTGGATCGCGCTGCCGAAGGGTTTCGAGGAAGTGGAGCCGGCCTTCCACCACCACGCCGCCGCGACGCTGCCCCAGCAACACCGCAATGGCGCGTGGCTTCGGGTGATCGCAGGCCGAGCCTACGGTGAGGAATCGCCGGTGAAGGTATTCGCCGATACCCTCAACGTCGCCATCGATCTGCAGCCGGATGCGGAGATCGATCTGGACACCGGTCACCGCGAGCGATCGCTCTACATCCTTGACGGCCAGGCGCAGTTGGATGGCGTGGACGTGCCTGCGCAGCACCTGATCCTGCCAGCTGACGGGGCGCGCGGACGCCTGCGCGCGAAAACGCCGGTCAAGGCCATGCTGATGGGCGGCGAGCCGCTGGACGGCCACCGCCATCTGTGGTGGAACTTTGTCTCCAGTTCGAAGGAGCGCATCGAGCAGGCCAAGCTCGATTGGGAAAACGGGCGCTTCGGCACCATTCCGGGCGACGATCAGGAGTTCATTCCCCTGCCCGCCTGATGGTTACCGATGTAACAGGGTTTGTGCGCTCGCTCACGTTCCGTTAAGGTCATCCCAACTCCCGCCAGCGTGGCTGGCAGGCAGGGTTGGCGTCCGGGGATGGGGGCCAGGTCGCAACGGCGACCGCGCCCGCCTGCCGCTGGCGGTGCCGTCGACTTGCTGCCTTGGGGATACCTATGAACCGCCTGACTACCGCCGCTCTGCTGTGCCTGATGTCGCTCGCCGTCAGTGCTTCAGCGCAGACCACGCCGCAGTGCCCGTCCTTGCCCACCAGCAGCAACCTGCAGTGGCAGGAACAGGCCACAGGGGATTTCCTGGT from Stenotrophomonas sp. 169 includes the following:
- a CDS encoding pirin family protein; its protein translation is MTTIIAPRVHDIGGLEVRRAVPTMQARSVGPFVFIDQMGPAVLDPGTGIDVRPHPHIGLATVTFLWSGAIGHRDSLGSDQVIRPGDVNWMTAGRGISHSERTPPPEREHGHPLHGMQTWIALPKGFEEVEPAFHHHAAATLPQQHRNGAWLRVIAGRAYGEESPVKVFADTLNVAIDLQPDAEIDLDTGHRERSLYILDGQAQLDGVDVPAQHLILPADGARGRLRAKTPVKAMLMGGEPLDGHRHLWWNFVSSSKERIEQAKLDWENGRFGTIPGDDQEFIPLPA